The proteins below come from a single Trueperaceae bacterium genomic window:
- a CDS encoding type II toxin-antitoxin system HicB family antitoxin, which translates to MSEYREFDVKVHYEKDHIWAEVVNLPGCFVTGRTIDELREALAEAIGMYLSNRPGECRVELLNFSPPAAVQHVPVRAELVPA; encoded by the coding sequence ATGTCGGAGTACAGGGAGTTCGACGTCAAGGTCCACTACGAGAAAGATCACATCTGGGCCGAGGTAGTAAATCTCCCGGGCTGTTTCGTGACAGGCCGAACGATCGATGAGCTGCGCGAAGCCCTGGCTGAGGCAATCGGGATGTACTTGTCCAACCGTCCGGGCGAGTGCCGTGTCGAGTTGCTCAACTTCAGTCCGCCGGCGGCCGTTCAGCACGTTCCAGTGCGTGCCGAACTTGTCCCTGCGTAG
- a CDS encoding recombinase family protein yields the protein MSPATPENALRAGIYSRQSRDKTKSIEDQSHENRAAVEAQGWQLVAEYADGTSASRFARKARDDWQRVLADIDAGKLDVLVLWEPSRGDRTPETWLALLSLCRDRGVGIHVTTHHRTYDMTNPRDWRTLAEDGIDSAYESEKIRQRVTRGQASAARAGRPSQGRCPYGYRRVYDPATGALVGQEPDPNTAGVVREIIERVARGVPISTIVADLNARDVPRPGGARRWYRVRVRDLAMNPAYIGQRVYRGQTFPGTWEPLVDEATFWAAQRVLADPGRTKTRPGRVRHLLSYLGICAVCEPDRRAAGDDPSPLTAVQGRYRCLHNSCVTIAQEASDEFVTMLVLARLREPDIYAQLHQVGEDSDRIVMAARAEAARLRDQLDRWRLSAARGETTPESLAVIEAELTANIEAAEQRAQRAIIPPALRQVLEPGADIETRWAAMPLPARRAVVRTLAVIKVSQSSRPGSRRFEPGRFGQSYWIGDTRTWDEIWTTRPRPDVALLTVSRRT from the coding sequence ATGTCCCCCGCTACGCCAGAGAACGCGCTACGCGCCGGTATCTATTCACGCCAGTCACGAGATAAAACGAAGAGCATCGAGGACCAGTCACACGAGAACCGCGCCGCCGTCGAGGCGCAGGGCTGGCAGCTCGTGGCCGAGTACGCCGACGGCACCAGCGCGTCGAGGTTCGCCCGCAAGGCCCGCGACGACTGGCAGCGAGTGCTGGCCGACATCGACGCCGGCAAGCTCGACGTGCTCGTGCTCTGGGAACCCAGCCGCGGTGACCGCACCCCCGAGACCTGGTTGGCCCTGCTGTCGCTGTGCCGCGACCGAGGCGTGGGCATCCACGTCACCACGCACCACCGCACCTACGACATGACCAACCCGCGCGACTGGCGCACCCTGGCCGAAGACGGCATAGACAGCGCGTACGAGTCGGAGAAGATCCGCCAGCGGGTTACCCGCGGGCAGGCGTCGGCGGCGCGCGCCGGGCGCCCGAGCCAGGGCCGGTGTCCGTACGGGTACCGGCGCGTATACGACCCCGCTACGGGTGCACTAGTCGGTCAGGAACCAGATCCGAACACAGCCGGGGTGGTCCGCGAGATCATCGAGCGGGTGGCCCGAGGTGTCCCGATCTCGACCATTGTGGCCGATCTGAACGCCCGCGACGTACCCCGGCCCGGCGGCGCGCGCCGCTGGTACCGCGTGCGGGTGCGCGACCTGGCGATGAACCCCGCGTACATCGGCCAGCGCGTCTACCGCGGGCAGACGTTCCCCGGCACCTGGGAGCCGCTGGTGGATGAGGCTACCTTCTGGGCCGCGCAGCGGGTGCTGGCCGATCCGGGCCGGACCAAGACCAGGCCGGGCCGCGTGCGCCACCTGCTGTCCTACCTGGGCATCTGCGCGGTGTGCGAGCCGGACCGCAGGGCCGCCGGCGATGATCCGTCGCCGCTGACGGCCGTGCAGGGCCGCTACCGGTGTCTGCACAACTCGTGCGTGACCATCGCCCAGGAGGCGTCCGACGAGTTCGTCACCATGCTGGTCCTGGCCCGGCTGCGCGAGCCCGACATCTACGCCCAGCTGCACCAGGTCGGCGAAGACTCCGACCGCATCGTCATGGCGGCACGCGCCGAGGCGGCCCGGCTGCGCGACCAGCTCGACCGCTGGCGGCTGTCCGCGGCCCGGGGCGAGACCACGCCGGAGTCCCTGGCCGTCATCGAGGCCGAGCTAACGGCCAACATCGAGGCGGCCGAGCAGCGCGCCCAGCGGGCGATCATCCCGCCGGCGCTGCGCCAGGTGCTCGAACCCGGCGCCGACATCGAGACCCGTTGGGCAGCCATGCCGCTACCGGCACGCCGCGCAGTGGTGCGCACACTGGCGGTCATCAAAGTGTCGCAATCCAGCCGGCCGGGGAGCCGCCGGTTCGAGCCGGGCAGGTTTGGACAGTCCTACTGGATCGGGGACACCCGAACGTGGGACGAGATCTGGACGACACGCCCACGCCCTGATGTGGCGTTACTCACAGTGTCACGCCGGACGTGA
- a CDS encoding DEAD/DEAH box helicase, producing MHQFRTTADDASLVGELSADGQTIVLIATGPDYVMARMANWLRTLTPAFKTSDPPGALVVPATWPAVVQLAHTFADYWRPGPRLTAWIGEQLVRRTQIPAELTVTLPAGRVPRPYQVEGARMIAATGRALLTDEQGTGKTVTTVLGLLERARVGQVLPVVCVVPGSVVDAWVQTWHDWAPSWRAVAWRGTPAKRRKLAGTADVYVTSFDTARMDAAGPGDPLLALRPAALVVDEVHLIKSPHAARSLAVRRLAKQADVVVGLSGTPITHHPGDLWPTLEALEPAAYPSRTRWVDRYCLKIPGDYGEQVVGLRRSHEPELRACLLGQLRRVAKADVLDQLPPKVYSTRTVELPPAYRKAYDQMESQMLAELPDGGQLSAMSVLAQLTRLAQLAAAAADVTVTVEEGDDGLPRQHVHVRLKAPSWKVDALLEVLAERPGQPVVAFAPSRQLMMLAGKAAEAAGHQVGYIIGGQTVPERSETVAAFQAGKLDLLCVTTQAGGVGLTLTAAGTVVFLQRPWSIVEAIQAEDRCHRIGSEIHDCIEVIDIVAADTIDARVRSVLHDKAGQLADLLQDPRIVRELLGGSARKAQRKKGGKP from the coding sequence GTGCACCAGTTCCGCACCACCGCCGACGACGCCTCGTTGGTCGGGGAACTGAGCGCCGACGGACAGACCATCGTCCTGATCGCCACCGGGCCGGATTACGTCATGGCGCGCATGGCCAACTGGCTGCGCACGCTCACCCCGGCGTTCAAGACCAGCGACCCGCCCGGCGCGCTCGTGGTGCCGGCGACCTGGCCGGCGGTGGTGCAGCTGGCGCACACGTTCGCGGACTACTGGCGCCCCGGGCCGCGGCTGACCGCGTGGATCGGCGAGCAGCTGGTGCGCCGCACGCAGATCCCCGCCGAGCTGACCGTGACCCTGCCCGCCGGCCGCGTGCCCCGCCCGTACCAGGTCGAGGGCGCGCGGATGATCGCCGCGACCGGCCGGGCGCTGCTCACCGACGAACAGGGCACCGGCAAGACCGTCACCACCGTGCTCGGGCTGCTCGAACGTGCCCGCGTCGGCCAGGTCCTGCCCGTGGTGTGCGTGGTGCCGGGCTCGGTGGTCGACGCCTGGGTGCAGACCTGGCACGACTGGGCGCCGAGCTGGCGCGCCGTCGCCTGGCGCGGCACCCCGGCCAAACGCCGCAAGCTGGCCGGCACGGCCGACGTGTACGTCACGAGCTTCGACACCGCGCGTATGGACGCCGCCGGCCCGGGTGATCCGCTGCTGGCGCTGCGCCCGGCCGCGCTCGTGGTCGATGAGGTGCACCTGATCAAGTCGCCGCACGCGGCCCGGTCGCTGGCCGTGCGGCGACTGGCCAAACAGGCCGATGTCGTGGTCGGGCTGTCCGGCACGCCGATCACGCACCACCCCGGGGACCTGTGGCCGACGCTGGAGGCGCTGGAGCCCGCGGCGTACCCGAGCCGCACCCGCTGGGTGGACCGCTACTGCCTGAAGATCCCCGGCGACTACGGCGAGCAGGTGGTGGGGCTGCGCCGCTCGCACGAGCCCGAGCTGCGCGCCTGCCTGCTCGGGCAGCTGCGCCGGGTGGCCAAGGCCGACGTGCTCGACCAGCTGCCGCCCAAGGTCTACAGCACGCGCACCGTCGAGCTGCCGCCGGCGTACCGCAAGGCGTACGACCAGATGGAGTCACAGATGCTGGCCGAGCTGCCCGACGGTGGGCAGCTGTCGGCCATGAGCGTGCTGGCCCAGCTGACCCGGCTCGCCCAGCTGGCCGCGGCCGCCGCCGACGTGACGGTGACCGTCGAGGAGGGCGACGACGGGCTGCCGCGCCAGCACGTGCACGTGCGGCTCAAGGCGCCCAGCTGGAAGGTCGACGCGCTGCTTGAGGTGCTGGCCGAGCGGCCCGGGCAGCCGGTGGTGGCGTTCGCGCCCAGCCGCCAGCTGATGATGCTCGCCGGCAAAGCGGCCGAGGCGGCCGGGCACCAGGTCGGCTACATCATCGGCGGGCAGACGGTGCCCGAGCGCAGCGAGACCGTGGCGGCGTTCCAGGCCGGCAAGCTCGACCTGCTGTGCGTGACCACGCAGGCCGGCGGCGTGGGGCTCACGCTGACCGCCGCGGGCACCGTGGTGTTCCTGCAGCGGCCCTGGTCGATTGTGGAAGCCATCCAGGCCGAGGACCGCTGCCACCGCATCGGCTCGGAGATCCACGACTGCATCGAGGTCATCGACATCGTGGCGGCCGACACCATCGACGCCCGCGTGCGCTCGGTGCTGCACGACAAAGCCGGGCAGCTGGCCGACCTGCTGCAGGACCCCCGCATCGTGCGCGAGCTGCTGGGCGGCTCGGCGCGCAAGGCCCAACGGAAGAAAGGCGGCAAGCCGTGA